The following DNA comes from Capsicum annuum cultivar UCD-10X-F1 chromosome 7, UCD10Xv1.1, whole genome shotgun sequence.
AGTATCAGTGGAACTTGATGAAGAGGTGGTCAAAAATGAGGAGCTAAGAAGAGATACATTGCCATCTATGAAAATCCCTCCACCGTTTCCACCAAGGTTTAAGAGAAAAGAGGAGAATGATAAGCTCGGGAAATTCATGGCTAAGCTTAGCATCCTCGCTATCAATATCCCAGTACTCGAGGATATCCAAGAGATTTTGGGGTATGCTAAGCTTATTAAGAAATTAATGTCAAAGAAGAATCTTGTTGAAGGTGACACCATTGAAGTCACCCATAGGTGTAGCGCTATCATGAGTAGTGCAATAATAGAATCGAAGGAGGATCCTCGGGCTTTTACAAGTCCATCCACCATCGGGACGCATAAGTTTGAAAAAGTTTTATGTGACCTTAGTGCTAGTATTAATCTCATGCCGTTTGTAATATATCAGAGGCTTGGCTTAAGTACCCCTACTCTAATGTTGATGAGGCTTTTGATGGCAGGCCAGTCTAGTAATAAATTGGTTAGTGTTTTGTTTGACGTGTTGGTGAAAGTGGATATATTCATCCTTCCCATGGATTTTATAGTGCTAGATTGTGAGATGGACCAAGAGGTACCTATTATCCTTGGTCTTTCTTTCCTTGCTATCGGAAGAGCCATTGTCGATTTGGAGCTTGAGAAAATAAGGTTTGTTGTTCATGATGGTAAGGTGTACTTTTGGGTATGCAAAATGAAGAAACAACCCATGGAGCTTCAAGTGGTGTCAGTTACAGATGTTGAAGATGAGGAAGGGAATGAGGGGTCCCTTGAGGATCCAACTGGAAAAGGATAAAGGGCGTCGTGCCACGAAGATAACTAAGGCTCTAtgtaggaggcaacccataaatgccacaaaagtggctcatatccttcatttttaatttagtagcatagattttaattttttcattaattaatccATGCATTActggaactttggagtgtttttgGCTAAGCTGAGAAggggaaagtgtgaaatttttgcaTTTTGGACTGAACAGGTGAAGTGTATCAAAATGGCGTAATAAGCTGAACATAGGAAAACAGAGGTGCAGAAATgccctcagttaccgcgattgcGGGTACCGTGCCTCTACAATCGCGGACAGAGTTTTGCGATAGCAGTCAAGTCTATTTAAATGATCATCCTAATGCCCCATTTCCCTCATATTCCCTTGTcaacttttctctcaaattgcacCCACTCCTAGTCATATTTTGGGCAATCCAAAAGCAGCTTAGCATCCATCTTGCATCATTACTCTGTTAAGTACTTTGAATTTGAAGGCCATAGAATGCATGAACTAGCAGAGGCCTACACTTGTGCTTTTTATtgctaaattattaattatttgtaCTTATGTGGTGGTTCACTATTGTAAATAGTGTGCACACatgtggggaagtcttgagtacccaaattgtgttcaaaattgaaagaaatatagTGTGCACACCAAGTGCTCGATCAAATGCCCAAACAAACTCATAACTAATTATTATCGCATTCTAAGGGCATAATCGAGTATCTCTTAACCTTGTTCAATGATATTGATGTTAAATCCTGTGTTGGAAAATATTTTGGctttgaattttggaattttacATTTTTGAAAATCTGGCCCGATCAGGCCTCAGATACCGCGATCGCCATATTTGAGGCTAAATTTCAGCTTGAGCCAATAATCCTGCACTTACAATTCTTGTGCAAACACCACCAAGTAACCATCCTATGAGCTTTACTAGACAACATAGCATAGTTTATgcatgaaaatattgataataaatgTTGTTGTGTCATTATCATGTTTTTCCAGTTTATATCATGGGAGATTATGATCAATTTCATTTCATGGCCCCTGAGTGCAACAATCTTTACTATGGTGATCTTCCAAGAACAAAGCTGCTTTCAAAGATGGGAATATGATTAGAGAAGGTGCCAAAAAAGCTTCTATATTTTCATGATAGACTCGTTGCCACTGGATGGAGGTGTTTTCTCAAATCTTTGCAAGGAAAATGAGCATTGGGTACAAGAATTCTATGCTAATCTAAGCGTGGTATCTTTCTTGGACCGAGTCATCAGGATATGCAAAAAGGTGGTAAACTTTGGTGCTTAAGAGATAAATGAAATCTATGGGTTCCCGAATGCATACAACGATCAATTTGAAGCCAACGGATTTAAACCGAGGAGTTGTTTAAAGGAGAAGttatgttgggtgtatttatgcattctagtttGTTGGGTCACATCAAAGTGAAaatagcctatgcttagctcgtgtttctagtttgtCGTGTTGGATGCCGTGTTATTTTAAACtctaaatttttgtgtttaatgttataggatgctttttgaatggattatgatgatatatgaaggatatacaagcttcaaattaaGTGGAAACAGCTCAAAAAGGCTCAAAATGGCTTAACGAAGGTACAATACGCAGATTGATGCACTTTTGAACCCCCTAGAATGTCTTGGGCATGTGAAGACTATAGGAGTGGACAAGTTGATTAGCCCGCGACGCAGGCTCATTTTGGTGCTCCCctgccttagaaaaattctgaACAACAAATTCCAGAGGCTTTGGGTGATTTGGAGGCGATGCCTCACCTGGAGCGGAGCTCAAACCAAAGTGACACCCCACCTAGTCCTGGACTCAATAACTGAAGGTTTTCTTGTCCAACACGGAAAGGActtgctcctatactataaatacatgttatatcacatttttaaatacttttggacatcttggagaATTGGAGGCTACCATAACTTCTTTTTTGGTTTTATCATTTTTTGATTTAGTTTCTTGATGGTTTTGTATCATCAATaaaagggattggatgatgattacttccattaaaggctaaactccCTCTTCgtggttaaggccaagatcatgactattTTCACTTTGGAATTGATTTCATTTTAGCtgcttatcattattgattgtttgtttattcttgtttgaactattttaaggattagctacccttagaatacatcaattgtcaaccttgtgaacttgaGAGAGGGAATAGGACGATACAACAtgagaataaacaaagtatggttcttgtttttttataaaaaataagagaCTTGAATTAGAATCTaagatagggatgtacttagatgccttacttgattcacacgtaggatgatatcttaatacacttaattggattattacatccccgctcaacgatgtagttgtaatgtccaagtaggtaaacgattagaggtcaaGAGACTATAATCGTACGATTatccctacgaatcaacaaccaagataagcaatttaatgaatgaagttaaaTAGCACAGTAgaattgttcgtaagccttaaccttTGGCTTCTATCCATAGATTATCCTAATTTATTACGTTACTGtaatagtttagtttatttttaatttacaactctaaaactctatttttttaccctcctcaattggttaaactagaattggatatttGGCAAACGCAAGtacctgagagatcgatacttgggctttcttgaagccactttactacttgataagacgaCATACACTTGTGTTtgcacttgggcgctgtcaagtttttagcGCCGTTGCCAGGGACTTTAACTaggaaactatcttatttttagtttttctatattgagttgtaaatagattttgtttagtttctttttattttttattatttcttttttaatcacacttcttgatatgtcagcctgggatagatggtttttgagtgatgatgattcttgttgtttttgtgggaGACCACATCAAGCAGCTTATTGTccaaattttgatgaaagtacATGGATgagaccttcacaatatgatgcggaTACTATTCTATCTGTGGAGCAGACTACAACttggtgtttggtttgtggtcaaaGTGGTCATACTGCAGCTATGTGTGTTGTCAACCCTAAGTCAATACTGTTTGTAGGCTATGCtgaaaggcaaaattatataaacaactacAATCAAACAGTGAAGAATCAGCCACAAATTCAATCATGGAACAAACAGCAGCAGTTTTAGCAGCAACAACCAAATATGCATGTCAGGATTCAAACAAGCaatttggaagatatgttgcaaTAACTTTTATCTTCTCAAGTATAGTTTATGGAAGACATGAAGAAATATTAGGTGGCTTTAGAGCAATTGAATAATAAGCTAGAGGTAGATACAGAATTGACTTCCCAACCTGTTGTAGATGAAGTATCTGAAAATTCTAAGAAGTCTGAGTATTCAGAAACTAGAGTTGTTGAACAGGTTAAAGAGATACCACTGCCACCGTGTCTATAGATGCtaagcaaataaaaatatgagaagcATATTAGCCAATTTatggagaaaacacaagaatcgcagccactcaattgttatttttcttttgagactgaaattgagaaggtgaaaatAAGTGAAGGTATTgtggattgtgtaaattttgaagtgggatttAATGGTCctcactcaaagcacttttctacattatgtttagatgatatgtTGTCTATGGATTCATTTAAagtagtggaagagtgtgaagatgaggaacaagaatcctatattcttgattttacaccagATAAGCAACAtgaaaacatacctcactttaaggccgagtggtttaccatgcacattcCATTACTCGGATCCTTAATTTTTTTACCACAACCCTATTAGAGAGGCAAAAATATGGATGCAATATTGGAgatgaaatttatatcctcaaggtggaggaaaaagttgagttGGATCGagccacgacactaaattaggcgcttcttgggaggcaacccaagctaaggtatgttttcttcttagttttgtagtttttattttatgtagttcttgtttttggttgagccataggttaatgggaagtctaagtaccataAATAAGAGCTAAGGAGTATGGCAAAAATTGAGTATGGCAAAAACTGAGTATGGGGTCCCACAGATCTCTTTTATGTCTAAAggtgctactagctaggcctaaaggcctcaGGGAGTCTTTCTATCTCTTgcttttagattaattttggggataaagtaaatttttaagtgtggggtggggaaatttcaaatttttggctcaatttaaaaattttctaggttaggaataagtaagatattcttgttggtgctatttttgatttcATGGTGCAAATGTTTTTTTTTGTAGAAGtatgttgattgagtgaattgctatttttttagactcctaggctcatgtttgtaACGCTTGTATTTTTGGcctaaatttgaatttgtgctattgtttggttgggaatctatgatgatcctattaagAAGATGCATGTGCCATGtgagtgtgagatttttgtatattccttgttgcatgtgatgtctagaacttgttcggtgtgtgtgtaaagcaaaataaagagtgtggatctaggagatgatttaggcatttctttgattgCCTTATTCTATAACTTCAATTTGTCCTACTCATTATGGATTATCCTAGTTAAACCTCATTaatcctttagccttttctttggtagcttcatatgtagcctaatccccttctttgatagaccataatttgatccaaaaagctcctaagagctttaatgaaaaaaagaaataattgaaagaggagttgaagaagttgaagaagaaaaaggtgaaattgatgccccaaggtaataacTATTCGTGTTAATAATTGATGTATGGTGGATgggtgtgatataatttatgctacaatattgccatgattgtggaaaaaaggaaaaaatgatttttgtggtagtaaactatgggtccaccaagtgtttgtgaaaatgcttaaaagagatggggaaaaaacaaaaggtatggatgaatgaataagtgtagtttggttgttggagagtgattttaaatgtataatgtagtgtattaaagtgcttagagaggttagtcactattcccaaatagttcctacccatcccttagcctacgttacaacccaaaaaagtccaAATTGATTTTAAGCTTTACatttgactattagtggagcattacactaagggcaagcctatggttcattgtgtgtaacttgtgaattctttgtgaaagtgagcataatttgattcttatacccatcatgttatgaattgcttaattgtgagtgattataggtaGCTCTCTTTTTGTGAgagcacatatttgatgaatgtggatgatttgtatgatgtccttgattgaatgattagcatgagttttccaactaggtgagtcaattcttcatgctaggatgttttggagtagtattcataagctttcaattgtgaTTGTAACATGAGTAGTGAAGATACTTGTATTTCGTGTAGttattatagtactagcttgagtgtcttgcatttatTAGAAGTGTAGAATCTCCAGCTCATGAGGTTTATAGTAAatagttgttcgaggatgaaaaAGGCTGTAAGTGtgtggtggtgatgttgggtgtatttatgcattctagcattactattctagcctttttagccttgttttgaggatgattcatgtgctatatgggttgataatgagataaatgtttATCAAATTGTTAAAGAATGTTTTTATGATGTTCaaagtgagtttcaaacaagtttgtacctaaaaaatTCATTTTGAGTTCAAGCCGAAAAACTAGtttaactagcttgagctaggtgcttgtctagttgattccagtggattctattatttttaaagagttccaaatggtttttatgtgtaattatatgtgaaacaaccttttgataatgctcaagggtcaattgtatcaagacaagggtcaaaacaagccaagggtcaaaacaacaatgagttaaagatcaaagtgaaattagcctatgcttagctcgtgtttctagtttgtCGTGTTGGATGTCGTGTTATTTTAAACtctaaatttttgtgtttaatgttataggattctttctgaatggattatgatgatatatgaaggatatacaagcttcaaattaagtggaaacaactcaaaatggCTTAACGAAGGTACAATACGCAGATTGACGCACTTTTGGACCTCTGGAATTTCTTGAGTGCGTGTTGAATGTAAGAGTGGACAATGGACGTGTGCTAAACACCAGTGGATTCATAAGAGTTCCAAATTAGTAACCATATGGTACGTGGTGGTTGTAAAGGCGATTATCCCGTGACGCGGGCTCATTTCGGTGCTCCcttgccttagaaaaattttgaaCAACAAATTCCAGAGGCTTAGGGAAATTTGGAGGTGACACCTCACCTAGAGCAAGGTTCAAACCAGGTAGACGCCCCACCTAGTCTTGGTCTCAATAACAGAAGGTTTTCTTGCCCAACACAGAAAGGGCTTGctcttatactataaatacatattatatcatgtttttacatacttttggacatcttggagcaTTAGtagctaccacaacttctttttaggttttatcattctttaatatagTTTCTTGATGGCTTTGTATCATTAAttcaagggattggatgatgaatatttctattaaagGTTAAACTCCCtctccggggttaaggccaagatcatgaatacttttgttttgaattaatttagtttaagtttcttatcattattggttgtttgtttattcttgttttaactattttaaggattagctacccttagaatacatcaattttcaaccttgtgaactcgggagagggaatagggcgatagaacatgggattaaacaaagtatggttcttgtttctttataaaataaaagacttgaattagcatctaggacagagatgtacttagatgccttacttgattcacacataggatgatagcttaatacACCttattggattattacatccctactcaatgatgtagt
Coding sequences within:
- the LOC124885830 gene encoding uncharacterized protein LOC124885830 — encoded protein: MKIPPPFPPRFKRKEENDKLGKFMAKLSILAINIPVLEDIQEILGYAKLIKKLMSKKNLVEGDTIEVTHRCSAIMSSAIIESKEDPRAFTSPSTIGTHKFEKVLCDLSASINLMPFVIYQRLGLSTPTLMLMRLLMAGQSSNKLVSVLFDVLVKVDIFILPMDFIVLDCEMDQEVPIILGLSFLAIGRAIVDLELEKIRFVVHDGKVYFWVCKMKKQPMELQVVSVTDVEDEEGNEGSLEDPTGKG